The genomic segment gaggaggagaggaggagaggaggaggaggaggagggggaggaggaggagaggaggaggggagaggaggagagggaggaggaggaggaggagggggaggaggagaggaggagagggaggaggaggagggggaggaggagaggaggaggaggaggaggagagggaggaggagaggaggaggagagggaggagaggaggaggagaggaggaggaggagaggaggagggggaggaggagaggaggaggaggaggaggagagggaggaggagaggaggagaggaggagaggagggggaagaggaggagaggaggagagggaggaggagaggaggagagggaggagggggaggaggaggagggggaggaggaggaggagaggagaggagggggaagaggaggagagggaggatgaggagggggaggaggaggagggggaggaggaggaggagaggagaggagggggaagaggaggagagggaggatgaggaggaggagaggaggagaggaggagaggaggggtaggaggaggaggagaggagagaggaggaggaggaggagaagagggagaggaggatgaggaggaggagaggaggagagggaggagggggaggaggaggagaggaggagaggagaagagggagaggaggatgaggaggatggatCAAATTAACAGGATGAAGAGGTGACCACAGCTCCCCAAAACTCCCCTGGAGGAACCTCCCAGCTGCATTTAACGCAAGCAGAACCACTTCCTGTTGTGTAAGTGGTGTCTGAGTTTGCATCTATTGATTGAGTGATCTATTGATGATATATTGAGGATCCATTGATCGATAGATTTAATGATGATATATTGATTTATTGATCTATTGATGATCTATTGACCGATTGATCTATTAATGATCCATTGATAGATTGATCTATTGATGATCCACTGACAGATTGATCTATTGAGGATCTATTGATTGATTGGTTTGGTGGACTTTCATCAATCAATGACTCGGCACAAAGATGGCCGCCGTTCACGTCTGTTCCCTGttgaaacgggggggggggaccgtgTTGAATCCAGGCCCTAGCACCCATCTGTTCGGGGGTTTGAACCCTGACCTCTGGGACTGAGGAGTGTCTGGATGGGGGggtgggcagacagacaggcagagagagagacagacagacctgacAGAGAGGACTTGGCCAGGGCTCCGATCCCGTAGGAGTCGTTGGCGGGgcgctgggggcggggcaggatGGAGGTGGTGTCCTCCaccgactggggggggggggggagaggggggggggggaggagagagaggggggagggggggggaggagaaagacaCCTGAGATAAGACATCGTGACCGTTCTCCACAGATAGCATCGCTAGAATAAAGGAGCAGGATGATATAGCATCACGAGCTACTGACCATCAGAGGACTGCATCACAACAGATgactctgcctctgcctccggTAAGCGACGACGACCCGGCCTAGCAACACGAAGgtcaggtgacctctgacctctgagggTGGCTCTTATGGGGGGGGGGGNNNNNNNNNNNNNNNNNNNNNNNNNNNNNNNNNNNNNNNNNNNNNNNNNNNNNNNNNNNNNNNNNNNNNNNNNNNNNNNNNNNNNNNNNNNNNNNNNNNNNCATACTCTGGGTACATACTCTGATGACTTGCACTGAATGACTTGCACTTGCACTGTCAGCCAGGGTTTCATAGTCTGGACATTAGCTGTTGGTAGATAGTCTCAAGCAGGCTTCCAAATGACCATCAGTCAGGGTGGAATGGTATTTCCACTTAATAATCTTCAGGTGGGTAAAAGCTGACTTGCATTAATAAGTGGAGCCAAATTATGCAGTCAAGGAGGAAGCACATTTACTCATGGTTGGATACTTTGAGCTCAATATCAGCTCTAAGTATCAAATTCTCATCCTTCACTGCAGACGTGTTCAGGTGAAACAGTGCAATTTTTGAAGTGCGTAAATCAACCTCAACATCTTCCCCAAATGGATATAACATAAACGAAGCGATTTGCTCGAGAAAAGCAAAGTCTTGAAACCGTTTGTCAAAGTCTGACAGCAAAATTCCGTCAGTCAATTGGTAAAATACCATCGGGATTATACTTTATGTCTTAAAACAAAAGAGCTACTACCCGCACTACCCATCAACGTATTGGGCACCCCTGCACTGTACTGATCTGGATACAGTGACTCCTCTCCAGCTGCTGCTGACAGAACACTGTAGCAGGGCTACATGCTAACACTGTAGCAGGGCTACATGCTAACACTGTAGCAGGGCTACATGCTAACACTGTAGCAGAGCTACATGCTAACACTGTAGCAGGGCTACATGCTAACACTGTAGCAGGGATGCATGCTAAGACTGTAGCAGAGCTACATGCTAACACTGTAGCAGGGAACATGTTAACATGTAGCAGGGCTACATGTTAACACTGTAGCAGAGCTACATGCTAACACTGTAGAAGGGCTACAGTGTTAGCATGTAGCTCTGCTACAGTGATGGCATGTAGCCCTTCTACATGTTAACATGTAGCAGGGCTACATATTAACACTGTAGCAGGGCTACATTCATCACCAATATTTATTGATGCCTGGATGGTCCAACGGACTGACTGTAatcatgtacacaaacatgtGTACATGTACAATGCATATGTACACAGGTGTTTAGAGTTGAAAGCTCCTCCTTaacatatgtgcacacacaactTTTAAACGGTATCGTAGCTCCGTTGCAAAACAAAATCAGTTTCTCAAGTGATTGAGAAATGTCAAGATCCAACCAGTCTTCAGAATGGTGTGATACGCAATCTGTCCCATTCTAGCCACACTTCTTGTACAATCTTTTGAGTAATGAAGAAATTCTTTCAATCCTGTTCTTCAACACCGTTATCATCATAAGACATACATCTCTTTCAGTTGGAACATAAAACCTGAGGATGGGGAACTACGAAGACGATATCTTTTAAATATATGAACAGTAAATATAAATCTGGTAATCTTTTTTCATTTAAAGAATGAATAAAACCTGCAGGCTTCCATGTAAACCTTGATGTTTCCTGTTTGATTAGCTGATAAAATACAGAGATTCAGAGCTTTTATTCAAACAATTCAGAAATTCATCTGGAAAACTTTGCGATTATCCAAGGCTTGATGGATAATCGCAAAGTTATCCATCGAATTATGTATTTTGTATGATGTATTCGCGCCGGCCGTGCCTTTCCCTCCTCAGCTTTATCACAGACTCACAAATAAAACCGTCGAACCCCAGTCCTGGTGCTGTGTCCCTGTTGGTTTGGTCTACCACCTGAATCAGCTGAACCTCGCCTAGAGGAACCTGTGGAGACTAACTAGACTAGAGGAACCTGTGGAGACTAACCTCTAGGGCTGAACCTAGACTAACCTCTAGGGCTGAACCTAGACTAACCTCCAGGGCTGAACCTAGACTAACCTCTAGGGCTGAACCTAGACTAACCTCCAGGGCTGAACCTAGACTAGAGGAACCTGTGGAGACTAACCTCTAGGGCTGAACCTAGACTAACCTCTAGGGCTGAACCTAGACTAACCTCCAGGGCTGAACCTAGACTAACCTCCAGGGCTGAACCTAGACTAACCTCCAGGGCTGAACCTAGACTAACCTCCAGGGCTGAACCTAGACTAACCTCCAGGGCTGAACCTAGACTAACCTCCAGGCTGAACCTAGACTAACCTCCAGGGCTTAACGTTTAATCCAATTCAAACTGACATTGTGATGTAATGGAACGCGATATGCAATTCGCAAAGGCTGCGATTaaaaataatatgtatatatatttttttactgttACTTTTATTGACTTGAAATCAGTAAGAttggtatttatttttcttagttcaatagttaaataaagatgttataatatcaattcatcccaacacatcggcctggcctaaaggaaagagccgTTTACgtttatgttgactgcttccaatgctGTGTTGGTCATACTGCAGAATGATTcattgcttgtttagtgaataaaaCAGAACATAAACAGTAGAAGGCTGCCCACCTCCAGGTATGGCACCGGGGCGATGGAGGGAAAGGGGTACTCCCGCAGAGGTCGCTCCTCGTCCAGGAACTTGCCCGCCTTGCCGTTGTACGCGGGCTGGAAGAGGCCGTAGTTGAGCACATCCTTCAGGCTCTGGTTGAGGGTGCACAGGATCTGCTGCTTAGACAGCCATATGGGGGCGTCCACGTTGAACTTCATGCATTTCTGCAAGAGGAGAGCAAAGCGTTAGGTGCTGTCTGGTGGCGTTGCTGAACCGACCCAACTTCCACCCAAATTGATTGACTGATCGAG from the Gadus morhua chromosome 22, gadMor3.0, whole genome shotgun sequence genome contains:
- the LOC115535820 gene encoding SH3 and multiple ankyrin repeat domains protein 3-like, with protein sequence MKFNVDAPIWLSKQQILCTLNQSLKDVLNYGLFQPAYNGKAGKFLDEERPLREYPFPSIAPVPYLEVGSLLLFMFCFIH